From a region of the Brevibacterium siliguriense genome:
- a CDS encoding LysR family transcriptional regulator translates to MDTTPNDLLVLLAVSRTAKFTTAAHNLGLTHSTVSRRIAALEKALGGRVLARSDDGWELTELGERAVAVAEQMETAVAELESPGQGPETVSGVVRMTATDGFSAYIASPAVSKLRRRHPGLSVEIVTVTRQALQQRSGLDIEVVVGEPRVHRAEAIRLGDYELGLYASRDYLAANGFPATVEEVSDHRLVYFVDSMLQVDDLDAPRRLFPEMKDALTSTNVFVHVEATRAGAGIGFLPCFMADQHTDLVRLFSDSVAERLPYWMVLRPDSMRRPVIAAVVQALQDEMLAHQAALEGRKLPR, encoded by the coding sequence ATGGACACCACTCCCAACGATCTGCTTGTGCTGTTGGCCGTCTCCCGCACCGCAAAGTTCACGACGGCGGCACACAATCTCGGGCTCACCCATTCGACGGTCTCCCGCCGCATCGCCGCCTTGGAGAAGGCCTTGGGCGGACGCGTGCTCGCCCGTTCGGATGATGGATGGGAACTGACCGAACTCGGAGAGCGAGCCGTCGCGGTGGCCGAGCAGATGGAGACTGCGGTCGCCGAACTCGAGAGTCCCGGACAGGGCCCGGAGACGGTGTCCGGAGTGGTGCGGATGACCGCGACTGATGGGTTCAGCGCCTATATCGCCTCCCCGGCGGTCTCGAAGCTGCGACGTCGGCATCCCGGGCTGAGCGTCGAGATCGTCACCGTCACCAGGCAGGCCCTGCAGCAGCGGTCCGGTCTCGACATCGAGGTCGTCGTCGGCGAACCGCGCGTGCACCGGGCGGAGGCCATCAGGCTCGGTGATTACGAACTCGGCCTCTACGCCTCACGCGACTATCTGGCGGCCAACGGCTTCCCGGCCACGGTCGAGGAAGTCAGCGACCACCGGCTCGTCTATTTCGTCGATTCCATGCTCCAGGTCGACGACCTCGATGCGCCGAGGCGGCTGTTTCCCGAGATGAAGGATGCACTGACCTCGACGAACGTCTTCGTTCACGTCGAAGCGACGCGTGCGGGTGCCGGAATCGGATTCCTCCCGTGCTTCATGGCCGACCAGCACACCGACCTCGTCAGGCTCTTCTCCGACTCGGTGGCCGAACGTTTGCCCTACTGGATGGTGCTCAGGCCCGATTCGATGCGTCGTCCGGTAATCGCCGCGGTCGTTCAGGCACTCCAGGATGAGATGCTCGCCCACCAGGCTGCTCTCGAAGGCCGGAAGTTGCCCCGGTGA
- a CDS encoding FtsX-like permease family protein has product MNILPILLSRQTLTSMTSRLVGIAFFSCSTIFLTVAAGAWAFVDRPDVSGYAEVAELYQLLAVLATVFLIVPATSLGVASAKLSARRQDERLSTLSLLGAKRSTIRLVAVAEPFIPASLGILAGIGGYLLVAWPLSFITFVGEPLGFQALLMPVWLLAAVVAGLLAVCLIASLIGLRKITISPLGVRTRSLPRRFPLARVITAIVLILIVAIATYISTQMELPMAVTIMYSIATIGITLLLISVLGVLCIRIHAGIAGRIARGPASVMAAGMIADAPGQYWRRVAGLSMITFIAVVGGAGTAMMRGGQEDFNAEDRAVMDPYVHLGDDIFTGLILTLVIAFVLVIVSATINQAADILDRATTYRELHAAGMTQQMMHRVTVNAVMSPILLVTVVSLFLGGILAWLMASVSDLGDPFTIGTVAAVLVAGVVMVWLGLQATRPLVRRVTEIDPDNRTLAEATPEDRATAEAAVA; this is encoded by the coding sequence ATGAATATCCTTCCCATCCTCCTGTCCAGGCAGACCCTGACCTCGATGACGTCGCGGCTCGTCGGGATCGCCTTCTTCTCCTGCTCGACGATCTTCCTCACCGTGGCCGCTGGCGCCTGGGCGTTCGTCGACCGCCCCGACGTCTCCGGATACGCCGAGGTGGCCGAGCTCTACCAGCTCCTCGCCGTCCTCGCCACGGTCTTCCTCATCGTTCCCGCGACCAGCCTCGGGGTCGCCTCGGCGAAATTGAGCGCTCGCCGCCAGGACGAACGACTCTCGACCCTGTCCCTGCTCGGCGCGAAACGCAGCACCATTCGCCTCGTCGCCGTCGCCGAACCCTTCATCCCCGCCTCGCTTGGCATCCTCGCCGGAATCGGCGGCTACCTGCTGGTCGCCTGGCCGCTCAGCTTCATCACCTTCGTCGGCGAACCCCTGGGCTTTCAGGCCCTGCTCATGCCGGTCTGGCTGCTCGCCGCAGTCGTCGCGGGCCTGCTGGCCGTGTGCCTGATCGCCTCGCTCATCGGCCTGCGCAAGATCACGATCTCCCCGCTGGGCGTGCGCACCCGGTCGCTGCCCCGGAGATTCCCCCTGGCCCGCGTCATCACCGCTATCGTGCTCATCCTCATCGTGGCCATCGCGACCTATATCTCCACCCAGATGGAGCTCCCGATGGCGGTGACGATCATGTACAGCATCGCCACGATCGGCATCACCCTCCTGCTCATCAGCGTCCTCGGCGTCCTGTGCATCCGCATCCACGCCGGCATCGCCGGCAGAATCGCCCGCGGTCCCGCCTCGGTGATGGCGGCAGGAATGATCGCCGACGCCCCGGGCCAATACTGGCGTCGGGTCGCGGGGCTGTCGATGATCACCTTCATCGCCGTCGTCGGCGGGGCGGGAACGGCCATGATGCGCGGCGGTCAGGAGGACTTCAATGCGGAGGACCGAGCCGTTATGGACCCCTACGTCCACCTCGGCGACGATATCTTCACCGGTCTCATCCTCACCCTGGTCATCGCATTCGTCCTCGTCATCGTCTCGGCCACGATCAACCAGGCCGCCGACATCCTCGACCGCGCCACCACCTACCGTGAGCTCCACGCCGCCGGAATGACCCAGCAGATGATGCACCGGGTGACCGTCAACGCCGTGATGTCGCCGATCCTGCTGGTCACCGTCGTCTCCCTGTTCCTCGGCGGGATCCTCGCCTGGCTCATGGCCTCGGTGAGCGACCTCGGCGATCCATTCACCATCGGAACCGTCGCCGCCGTTCTCGTGGCCGGGGTCGTGATGGTGTGGCTGGGACTGCAGGCCACCCGCCCGCTCGTCCGCCGGGTCACCGAGATCGATCCCGACAACCGCACCCTCGCCGAGGCGACCCCTGAGGACCGGGCCACCGCCGAGGCGGCCGTGGCTTGA
- the dnaB gene encoding replicative DNA helicase, with protein sequence MSNDQGYDGLRTPPQDVEAEQSVLGAMLLSKDAIADCVETMNGDDFYKPAHETIYEAVLDLYSRGEPADSVTVANYLTKTGDLSRVGGAAYLHTLISSVPTAANAGYYAAIVSEQAVLRRLVEAGTRIVQMGYDAEGDTDDVVNSAQAEIYKVTERHTTEDYVVLSDILGEVAQEIERNGNTDGQTAGVPTGFTEFDNLTNGLHPGTMIVIAARPGVGKSTLALDFIRSAAIHNDAAAVFFSLEMGKNELVMRLLSAESEIPLQNLRRGELSPHDWTTLAATEARINNAPLFVDDSPNMALTEIRAKCRRLKQQHNLQMVCVDYLQLMSSGKRVESRQQEVSEFSRSLKLLAKELEVPVIALSQLNRGSEQRTDKRPMISDLRESGSIEQDADMVLLIHREDMYDKEHERAGEADIIVAKHRAGPTMDIPVAFQGAKSRFVNMPQ encoded by the coding sequence GTGAGCAACGACCAGGGCTATGACGGTCTGAGGACCCCTCCGCAGGACGTCGAGGCAGAGCAGAGCGTGCTCGGTGCGATGCTGCTGTCGAAGGACGCCATCGCCGACTGCGTCGAGACGATGAATGGCGACGACTTCTACAAGCCCGCTCACGAAACCATCTACGAGGCGGTCCTCGACCTCTACTCCCGCGGTGAGCCAGCGGACTCGGTGACGGTGGCGAACTACCTGACGAAGACCGGTGACCTCTCCCGCGTCGGCGGCGCCGCCTACCTGCACACCCTCATCTCCTCCGTCCCGACCGCCGCCAATGCCGGCTACTACGCCGCGATCGTCAGCGAACAGGCCGTCCTGCGCCGCCTCGTCGAGGCCGGCACCCGCATCGTGCAGATGGGCTACGACGCCGAGGGTGACACCGATGACGTCGTGAACTCCGCTCAGGCGGAGATCTACAAGGTCACCGAACGCCATACGACTGAGGATTACGTCGTTCTCTCCGACATCCTCGGCGAGGTGGCCCAGGAGATCGAACGCAACGGCAACACCGACGGGCAGACTGCCGGTGTGCCCACCGGCTTCACCGAGTTCGACAACCTCACCAACGGTCTGCACCCGGGCACGATGATCGTCATCGCCGCGCGTCCTGGTGTCGGCAAGTCGACTCTGGCGCTCGACTTCATCCGCTCGGCCGCGATCCACAATGATGCGGCCGCTGTGTTCTTCTCGCTCGAGATGGGCAAGAACGAACTCGTCATGCGTCTGCTCTCGGCCGAATCGGAGATCCCGCTGCAGAACCTGCGTCGCGGCGAACTCAGCCCGCACGACTGGACGACCTTGGCCGCGACCGAGGCCCGGATCAACAATGCGCCTCTGTTCGTCGACGATTCTCCGAACATGGCACTGACCGAGATCCGCGCGAAATGCCGACGGCTCAAACAGCAGCACAATCTGCAGATGGTCTGCGTCGACTATCTGCAGCTGATGTCCTCGGGCAAGCGCGTCGAATCCAGGCAGCAGGAGGTTTCGGAGTTCTCCCGTTCGCTGAAGCTGCTGGCCAAGGAGCTCGAGGTGCCGGTCATCGCTCTGTCCCAGCTCAACCGCGGCAGCGAGCAGCGCACGGACAAGCGGCCGATGATCTCCGATCTGCGTGAGTCCGGGTCGATCGAGCAGGACGCGGATATGGTCCTCCTCATCCACCGTGAGGACATGTACGACAAGGAACACGAACGTGCCGGTGAGGCCGACATCATCGTCGCCAAGCACCGTGCCGGTCCGACGATGGACATCCCCGTGGCGTTCCAGGGCGCGAAGTCCCGGTTCGTCAACATGCCGCAGTGA
- a CDS encoding ArsR/SmtB family transcription factor, whose amino-acid sequence MVDIYRAIADSTRRTILDELCERDDQTLFEICARLTNKHGLGLSRQAVSQHLEALESARLVRSRKEGRFKFHQIDPSPLEEITARWPRNASRSSRGAADAKNRQSTETEEQS is encoded by the coding sequence GTGGTTGACATCTACCGGGCCATCGCCGATTCGACGAGACGCACGATTCTCGATGAGCTCTGCGAAAGAGACGACCAGACGCTTTTCGAGATCTGCGCACGACTGACCAACAAACACGGGCTCGGCCTGTCGAGGCAGGCAGTGTCTCAACATCTTGAGGCACTGGAATCCGCCAGACTGGTCAGGTCGAGGAAAGAGGGCCGTTTCAAGTTCCACCAGATCGACCCCAGCCCGTTGGAAGAGATCACCGCTCGCTGGCCACGCAATGCGTCTCGATCTTCGCGCGGGGCGGCAGACGCCAAGAATCGACAATCCACCGAAACAGAGGAACAGTCATGA
- a CDS encoding DUF445 domain-containing protein produces the protein MSIEKTPSVPRFGDGSGIGGPAELTPEDQERARGLKKMRTLALSLLILATLIFLSTHLFTDNTGVWGFVSRASEAAMIGAIADWFAVTALFRHPLGLPIPHTAIIPRKKDTLGASLSAFVAANFLHAEAVSTKIRSAAISHRAGKWLAKPANRDIVVDRAAGGLEYVLARIDDDSIKALTRNVIIPRLVATRKTPVLAQLLRQIVLDGAHHKLVDLIVAEAYSWLGDNPQVIDEIVHNRAPSWVPDFVNEQLANRLQCEVLGWIADVRDNEYHKARQALDAWLVDLSDDLESDSSLSQRAEEIFNDLLSQEGVVDSVLEIWGSLKQLLREAIIDESGEVRARIWQLIGEFAERLQADSDFSRRIDDRIATTAGDLAESFGPEIASVISDTIERWDAKEAAERIELYVGRDLQYIRINGTVIGALVGLVIHTVIVLLPG, from the coding sequence ATGTCGATCGAGAAGACACCATCCGTACCGCGCTTCGGCGACGGAAGCGGAATTGGCGGGCCTGCCGAGCTGACGCCGGAGGATCAGGAACGCGCTCGCGGGCTGAAGAAGATGCGCACGCTCGCGCTCTCACTGCTCATCCTCGCGACCCTCATCTTCCTCTCCACCCACCTCTTCACCGACAACACCGGCGTCTGGGGATTCGTCTCCCGCGCCTCCGAGGCCGCGATGATCGGCGCGATCGCCGACTGGTTCGCCGTCACCGCGCTCTTCCGCCATCCTCTCGGTCTGCCGATCCCGCACACCGCGATCATTCCGCGCAAGAAGGACACCCTCGGTGCGAGTCTGTCGGCCTTCGTTGCCGCGAATTTCCTCCACGCCGAGGCGGTATCGACGAAGATCCGATCCGCCGCGATCTCCCATCGAGCCGGGAAATGGCTGGCCAAGCCCGCCAACCGAGACATCGTCGTCGACCGTGCCGCAGGAGGACTCGAATATGTGCTCGCGCGCATCGATGATGACTCCATCAAAGCGTTGACCAGGAACGTCATCATTCCGCGGCTCGTAGCCACTCGGAAGACCCCGGTGCTGGCTCAGCTGCTGCGCCAGATCGTGCTCGACGGTGCCCACCACAAACTCGTCGACCTCATCGTCGCCGAAGCATACTCCTGGCTAGGTGACAATCCGCAGGTCATCGACGAGATCGTCCATAATCGGGCGCCTTCCTGGGTGCCCGACTTCGTCAACGAACAATTGGCGAATCGGCTGCAGTGCGAGGTGCTCGGCTGGATCGCCGACGTCCGCGACAACGAATACCACAAAGCGCGACAGGCGCTGGATGCGTGGCTCGTCGACCTCTCCGACGACCTCGAATCCGACTCATCTCTGTCCCAGCGGGCCGAAGAAATCTTCAACGACCTGCTCAGTCAGGAGGGAGTCGTCGACTCCGTCCTCGAGATCTGGGGTTCGCTCAAACAGCTGCTGCGCGAGGCCATCATCGACGAAAGCGGCGAAGTCCGCGCCCGCATCTGGCAGCTCATCGGTGAATTCGCCGAACGGCTGCAGGCGGACTCGGATTTCTCCCGCCGCATCGACGACCGGATCGCCACCACGGCCGGTGATCTGGCCGAGAGCTTCGGCCCCGAGATCGCCAGCGTCATCTCCGACACCATCGAGCGCTGGGACGCGAAGGAAGCGGCCGAGCGCATCGAACTCTACGTCGGCCGCGACCTCCAGTACATCCGCATCAACGGCACTGTCATCGGGGCGCTCGTCGGCCTCGTGATCCACACCGTCATCGTGCTGCTGCCGGGGTGA
- a CDS encoding VOC family protein yields MKINWTSIFVTDQQRALDFYTDKLGFILKHDIDMGGPRWLTVVTPEEPDGVEIVLEPNSHPAVVPFTEALVADGIPMNQFAVDDVQAEYERLSSLGVTFTQEPTTMGPITTAVLDDTVGNLIQLVHQSEG; encoded by the coding sequence ATGAAGATCAACTGGACATCCATCTTCGTCACCGATCAGCAGAGGGCCTTGGACTTCTACACGGACAAGCTCGGCTTCATCCTCAAGCACGATATCGACATGGGCGGTCCCCGGTGGCTGACCGTGGTCACACCCGAGGAACCGGACGGAGTCGAGATCGTCCTCGAACCCAATTCGCATCCTGCGGTGGTGCCCTTCACCGAGGCGCTCGTGGCCGATGGGATTCCGATGAATCAGTTCGCCGTCGACGATGTCCAGGCCGAATACGAACGGCTGAGCAGCCTCGGCGTCACCTTCACCCAAGAACCCACGACGATGGGCCCGATCACCACGGCCGTGCTCGACGATACGGTCGGCAACCTCATCCAACTCGTCCATCAGTCCGAGGGCTGA
- a CDS encoding ABC transporter ATP-binding protein produces MTSSPNPAQQPVNQHPAIITAGNVTKHFNQTYALDGVDLTIGLGESLAIMGPSGSGKTTLLHCLAGIISPDSGRIRLSPTDRSAAAEITSLKESGRTALRREVFGFVFQQGLLLPELTAVDNVALAAMLAGMNRADATQHARAWLDRLGLSEHVNKRIGQLSGGQAQRVAIARAQVTQPVVTFADEPTGALDSRTSSEVLSELLGSTVGRGSTLVVVTHDENVAARCSRVVRLADGRIVADSAMQEAAQ; encoded by the coding sequence ATGACTTCTTCACCGAACCCTGCACAGCAGCCCGTCAACCAGCACCCCGCCATCATCACCGCCGGCAACGTCACGAAACACTTCAACCAGACATACGCTCTCGACGGAGTCGACCTCACGATCGGCCTCGGCGAATCCCTGGCCATCATGGGACCGTCCGGCTCCGGCAAGACGACGCTGCTGCACTGCTTGGCCGGCATCATCAGTCCCGACAGCGGTCGCATCCGCCTCTCGCCGACCGATCGCAGCGCCGCCGCCGAGATCACCTCCCTCAAGGAATCCGGCCGCACAGCTCTGCGTCGGGAGGTCTTCGGCTTCGTCTTCCAGCAGGGGCTGCTCCTGCCCGAGCTCACGGCCGTGGACAATGTCGCGCTCGCCGCCATGCTCGCAGGTATGAATCGCGCGGACGCCACGCAGCACGCCCGGGCTTGGCTTGATCGTCTCGGACTGAGTGAGCACGTGAACAAGCGGATCGGACAGCTCTCCGGAGGCCAGGCGCAGAGAGTCGCGATCGCTCGCGCCCAGGTCACCCAGCCCGTCGTCACCTTCGCCGACGAACCGACCGGTGCCCTCGACTCGCGCACCTCCTCCGAAGTCCTCTCCGAGCTGCTCGGCTCCACCGTCGGCCGCGGATCCACTCTCGTCGTCGTCACCCACGATGAGAACGTCGCCGCCCGCTGCTCTCGTGTCGTCAGACTCGCCGACGGTCGCATCGTCGCCGACTCGGCAATGCAGGAAGCCGCACAGTGA
- a CDS encoding uroporphyrinogen-III synthase, translating to MNQPQTDVGDELAGRRIVLTAQRRAGQLASALERHGAKIVHAPTLSVIPHIDDPELVTRTRELIEDRPDIVVVTTGVGFTGWGDVAEAAGLREEWHSMLAGARIFARGPKARGAIQAAGLRVHWVAESETSAEIQQVLLGECVDGQRIAVQHHGAGADGLDEVFAAAGADVRSLVIYRWGPAPDPAAVVDAVRLVAERRCDAVAFTSAPGAAAFLSAAEEQGLLPAVIEAFNESVVAAAVGDVTAAPLHEQGIRTVIPERFRLGALARVLISELAE from the coding sequence ATGAACCAGCCCCAAACTGACGTCGGCGACGAACTGGCCGGACGTCGCATCGTGCTCACAGCTCAGCGGCGCGCGGGACAGCTTGCCTCCGCCCTCGAGCGTCACGGTGCCAAGATCGTGCACGCCCCGACCCTGTCCGTCATCCCGCATATCGACGACCCTGAACTCGTCACCCGCACCCGTGAACTCATCGAGGACCGGCCGGACATCGTCGTGGTCACGACCGGAGTCGGATTCACCGGCTGGGGCGACGTGGCTGAAGCCGCGGGTCTGCGCGAGGAGTGGCACTCGATGCTCGCCGGAGCACGGATATTCGCCCGCGGCCCCAAGGCACGCGGAGCGATCCAAGCGGCAGGACTGAGGGTTCACTGGGTCGCCGAATCCGAGACGAGCGCAGAGATCCAGCAAGTCCTCCTCGGAGAGTGTGTGGACGGTCAGCGCATCGCCGTACAGCATCACGGTGCCGGCGCCGACGGACTTGATGAGGTCTTCGCCGCAGCCGGCGCCGATGTCCGCTCCCTCGTCATCTACCGGTGGGGTCCGGCCCCCGACCCGGCTGCCGTGGTCGACGCGGTCCGATTGGTCGCGGAGCGCAGGTGCGATGCTGTGGCCTTCACCTCGGCACCCGGGGCGGCAGCATTCCTCTCAGCAGCCGAGGAGCAGGGACTGCTGCCGGCCGTGATCGAGGCGTTCAATGAATCGGTGGTGGCGGCAGCAGTCGGCGACGTCACCGCAGCGCCGCTGCATGAACAGGGCATCAGAACCGTGATCCCCGAGCGATTTCGTCTCGGAGCCCTTGCTCGCGTGCTGATCAGCGAACTTGCCGAGTGA
- a CDS encoding GNAT family N-acetyltransferase translates to MHPPRTSRLRLREMSMTDLDDMAALLGDSTVMEFYPAPKDRAEAAAWIAWNMRNYAEHGFGLWIAETHEGEFIGDCGLTWQTVNGTPHLEVGYHVRTDAQCQGFATEAARACLDHARDRGVAQHLVAVIHQANRASQRVAAKLGMQRNPALRHASPIHEVFSLDLSSPSAPPQSSPQTDITRQVR, encoded by the coding sequence ATGCACCCTCCCCGGACGTCTCGGCTGCGACTGCGCGAGATGTCGATGACCGACCTCGATGACATGGCCGCCCTGCTCGGCGATTCCACGGTCATGGAGTTCTATCCGGCACCCAAGGATCGCGCCGAGGCGGCAGCATGGATCGCCTGGAACATGCGCAACTATGCCGAGCACGGGTTCGGACTGTGGATTGCGGAGACCCATGAAGGCGAGTTCATCGGCGACTGCGGCCTCACCTGGCAGACCGTGAATGGGACCCCTCATCTCGAGGTCGGATATCATGTGAGGACCGATGCTCAGTGTCAGGGCTTTGCCACCGAGGCGGCCCGGGCCTGCCTTGACCATGCTCGCGACCGCGGAGTCGCTCAGCACCTCGTCGCTGTCATCCACCAAGCGAACCGAGCGTCTCAACGGGTCGCCGCGAAGCTCGGCATGCAGCGCAACCCTGCGCTGCGGCACGCCTCACCGATCCACGAAGTGTTCTCTCTGGACCTGTCATCGCCTTCCGCCCCGCCGCAGAGTTCTCCTCAGACTGACATCACTCGGCAAGTTCGCTGA
- a CDS encoding FtsX-like permease family protein, translating into MSTSFAAVPLVLGRRSLTSPSSVLVTAAFFACATLFLTVAAGAWMFFQVPPSPDPAEQGFDIMYKTLAGLATALLIIPASTLASASATLSARRQDERLSTMSLLGAQRSQITALAVAEPLIPALAGIILGVLGYLGLALPVSFIHFMGEPIGYANMLMPAWLILLVVVFLALVCAGSALLGLRKVAVSPLGVRTKSLERKFPVAKVIVTMLAICLLPVVYALTQSGGFGAGIVLSLVVGFFVLGLVVVDLLGGLLVRWFAHLSGGRAKTPARLIAARLVSDEPKRFWRRVSGLAMASFTAAVCGSGVALTQVGLDAAGGDPQSASAPEVNLFHDLFTGVLLVMGIAIVLIAVSAVINQVADIYDRADTFSDLYAAGADPQLLHRALVRAVMAPAVWVSLLAGGLGLFLVLPLAGAALVFKPVTFLTILLTVVIGIVIIRGGLQLTKPILHSVATAGRSRE; encoded by the coding sequence ATGTCCACGTCCTTCGCAGCAGTTCCCCTCGTCCTGGGACGGAGATCGCTGACGTCGCCGAGCTCCGTGCTCGTGACCGCGGCGTTCTTCGCGTGCGCCACGCTGTTCCTCACCGTGGCGGCCGGGGCCTGGATGTTCTTCCAGGTCCCACCGAGCCCGGATCCCGCAGAGCAGGGCTTCGACATCATGTACAAGACCCTGGCCGGGCTGGCTACGGCTCTGCTGATCATCCCCGCCTCCACCCTGGCCTCGGCATCGGCGACGCTGTCGGCACGCCGACAGGATGAACGCCTCTCGACGATGTCGCTGCTCGGGGCCCAGCGCTCCCAGATCACCGCGCTCGCCGTGGCCGAACCGCTGATTCCCGCCCTGGCCGGCATCATCCTCGGGGTGCTCGGGTATCTCGGGCTGGCGCTGCCGGTCAGCTTCATCCACTTCATGGGTGAACCCATCGGGTACGCGAACATGCTCATGCCTGCGTGGCTCATCCTCCTCGTGGTCGTCTTCCTCGCACTGGTCTGCGCGGGTTCGGCGCTGCTGGGCCTGCGCAAGGTCGCGGTCTCCCCGCTAGGGGTGCGGACGAAGAGCCTGGAGCGGAAGTTCCCCGTGGCCAAGGTCATCGTCACGATGCTCGCGATCTGCCTGCTGCCGGTCGTGTACGCGCTCACCCAGAGCGGTGGTTTCGGCGCGGGGATCGTGCTGAGCCTGGTGGTCGGATTCTTCGTTCTCGGGCTCGTCGTCGTCGACCTCCTCGGCGGACTCCTCGTCCGCTGGTTCGCACACCTGTCCGGCGGTCGCGCCAAGACTCCCGCCCGCCTCATCGCGGCCCGTCTGGTCTCCGACGAACCCAAACGGTTCTGGCGACGCGTATCCGGATTGGCGATGGCCTCGTTCACCGCTGCCGTCTGCGGATCCGGAGTGGCGCTGACGCAGGTCGGGCTCGATGCTGCAGGCGGCGATCCGCAGTCGGCGAGCGCCCCCGAGGTCAATCTCTTCCACGACCTGTTCACCGGGGTGCTGCTCGTCATGGGCATCGCCATCGTGCTCATCGCCGTCTCGGCAGTGATCAACCAGGTCGCCGACATCTACGACAGGGCCGACACCTTCTCCGACCTCTATGCTGCCGGCGCCGATCCGCAGCTGCTGCATCGGGCGCTGGTGCGGGCCGTCATGGCCCCGGCGGTCTGGGTGTCCCTGTTGGCCGGAGGACTCGGACTGTTTCTCGTTCTGCCCCTGGCGGGTGCCGCGCTCGTGTTCAAACCGGTCACATTCCTCACGATCCTGCTCACAGTGGTCATCGGCATCGTCATCATCCGCGGCGGACTGCAGCTGACGAAGCCGATTCTGCACTCCGTGGCGACGGCCGGGCGGAGTCGGGAGTAA